The following coding sequences are from one Beggiatoa alba B18LD window:
- the ileS gene encoding isoleucine--tRNA ligase — MTAKDYKDTLNLPKTDFSMKANLPNREPEMLVHWEKIDLYQLIRTASAGRPKFVLHDGPPYANGDIHIGHAVNKILKDIIVKARTLDGYDAPYIPGWDCHGLPIELQVEKKFGKAGHKVDARDFRTKCREYAKQQIDKQRTDFKRLGVIGDWENPYLTMDYKTEANIIRALGKILEAGHIYKGFKPVHWCVDCGSALAEAEVEYEEKKSLAIDVRFSVVDETALLSRCHHVPEHNGTGAISVVIWTTTPWTLPANQAVALNPELEYALVQCEGQYGKERLIIAEKLLSATMMRYNIEQYHVVAYCQGSDLEGLLLQHPFYDRQVPIILGAHVTTEAGTGAVHTAPGHGQDDYVVGQKYHLSVDNPVDGTGKFLPDTPLFAGESVYSADPHVIEILKARGKLVHEQRITHSYPHCWRHKTPIIFRATPQWFISMDKKSLRDQTLAAIKTVAFTPDWGQQRIEGMIANRPDWCISRQRNWGVPITLFIHKKTGELHPQTLELLEKVALLVEKSGIDAWFDLEPTELLGADVANYDKVSDTLDVWFDSGTTHYAVLETRSELTMPADLYLEGSDQHRGWFHSSILASVAMRDGAPPYKGVLTHGFTVDAQGRKMSKSLGNVVAPQEVMKSLGADILRLWVAATDYRGEITVSDEILKRIADAYRRLRNTARFLLANLDGFNPETDIVSPENMLALDRWAVDRAYQVQQTVTQAYTDYNFHVIYQSVHHFCSIDMGGIYLDIIKDRQYTMQTDSIGRRSAQTALYHIVEALTRWLAPILSFTADEIWRHIPGQHGASVQLETWYKGLFPLAMNSKVNAQAWESIFTVRDFVSKELEKLRIAGKIGASLEAEVDIYCDGDLYQQLTAVEDELRFVFITSYATVYPLSAKPADAVAGEGFALVARPTTHKKCVRCWHYREDVGTHAEHEELCGRCVDNVAGEGEKRVYA; from the coding sequence ATGACAGCGAAAGACTATAAAGACACATTGAATTTACCGAAAACCGATTTTTCCATGAAGGCAAATCTGCCAAACCGTGAACCAGAAATGCTGGTTCATTGGGAAAAAATTGATTTATATCAACTCATCCGCACAGCAAGCGCAGGTCGTCCTAAATTTGTTCTGCACGATGGACCACCCTATGCCAACGGTGATATTCATATTGGTCATGCTGTCAATAAAATTTTAAAAGATATTATCGTCAAAGCCCGCACGCTTGATGGTTACGACGCGCCCTATATACCTGGTTGGGATTGTCACGGCTTACCGATTGAGCTACAAGTAGAAAAAAAATTCGGTAAAGCAGGGCATAAAGTTGATGCGCGTGATTTTCGCACCAAATGCCGTGAATATGCAAAACAACAAATCGATAAACAACGTACTGATTTTAAACGCCTCGGTGTCATCGGTGACTGGGAAAATCCCTATTTAACGATGGATTATAAAACCGAAGCCAATATTATCCGTGCTTTGGGCAAAATCCTTGAAGCAGGACACATTTATAAAGGCTTTAAACCTGTGCATTGGTGTGTCGACTGCGGTTCTGCGCTTGCAGAAGCAGAAGTCGAATATGAAGAAAAGAAATCATTGGCTATCGATGTGCGCTTTAGCGTTGTAGATGAAACGGCACTACTTTCCCGCTGTCACCATGTTCCCGAACACAACGGCACGGGTGCAATTTCCGTCGTTATCTGGACAACAACCCCATGGACATTACCTGCTAACCAAGCCGTTGCACTGAATCCAGAGTTGGAATACGCCCTTGTTCAATGCGAAGGACAATATGGCAAAGAACGCCTGATTATTGCCGAAAAACTCCTAAGCGCGACTATGATGCGCTATAACATTGAGCAATATCACGTTGTTGCCTACTGCCAAGGTAGCGACTTAGAAGGACTTTTATTACAACATCCTTTCTATGACCGCCAAGTGCCCATTATTCTGGGCGCACATGTCACTACGGAAGCAGGCACTGGCGCAGTACATACCGCACCAGGTCATGGTCAAGATGACTATGTTGTCGGACAAAAATATCACTTATCTGTCGACAATCCTGTTGATGGTACAGGTAAATTTTTACCTGATACACCCTTATTTGCTGGCGAATCCGTCTATTCTGCTGACCCGCATGTCATTGAAATTTTAAAAGCACGCGGTAAATTAGTGCATGAACAACGGATTACTCACAGTTATCCACATTGCTGGCGACATAAAACCCCTATTATTTTTCGTGCAACCCCGCAATGGTTTATCAGCATGGATAAAAAATCTCTGCGTGACCAAACCCTTGCCGCGATTAAAACCGTTGCGTTTACTCCAGACTGGGGACAACAACGTATCGAAGGCATGATAGCCAATCGTCCCGACTGGTGTATCTCTCGACAACGCAATTGGGGCGTACCGATTACCCTGTTTATTCATAAAAAAACAGGCGAACTACACCCACAAACCCTCGAACTATTGGAAAAAGTTGCGTTATTAGTAGAAAAATCAGGAATAGATGCATGGTTTGACTTAGAACCCACTGAACTATTAGGCGCGGATGTCGCAAATTATGACAAAGTCAGCGACACGCTCGACGTATGGTTCGACTCAGGCACGACCCACTATGCCGTATTAGAAACCCGTTCCGAACTCACCATGCCCGCTGACCTCTATTTAGAAGGTTCAGACCAACATCGCGGTTGGTTTCACTCCTCAATACTTGCCTCTGTCGCCATGCGTGATGGTGCGCCCCCTTATAAAGGCGTATTGACGCACGGCTTCACCGTCGATGCGCAAGGGCGAAAAATGTCTAAATCCCTAGGCAATGTCGTCGCACCGCAAGAAGTGATGAAAAGTTTAGGCGCGGACATTCTGCGCTTATGGGTTGCTGCGACAGATTATCGGGGAGAAATTACGGTTTCTGATGAAATTTTAAAACGCATTGCCGATGCATATCGCCGTTTACGTAATACAGCACGTTTCTTACTGGCAAATTTAGACGGCTTTAATCCAGAAACCGACATTGTCAGCCCTGAAAATATGCTTGCCTTAGACCGTTGGGCGGTTGACCGTGCCTATCAAGTACAACAAACCGTTACCCAAGCTTATACTGACTATAACTTTCATGTGATATATCAAAGTGTTCATCATTTTTGCTCTATCGACATGGGCGGTATTTACTTAGACATTATCAAAGACCGTCAATATACGATGCAAACCGACAGTATTGGCAGACGCTCGGCACAAACCGCGCTCTATCACATTGTCGAAGCCTTAACCCGTTGGCTTGCACCAATATTAAGTTTTACTGCGGATGAAATTTGGCGACATATTCCCGGTCAACATGGGGCTTCTGTACAATTAGAAACATGGTATAAAGGCTTATTTCCCTTAGCGATGAATAGCAAAGTTAATGCACAAGCATGGGAAAGTATTTTCACAGTTCGTGATTTTGTGAGTAAAGAACTGGAAAAATTACGGATTGCGGGCAAAATTGGTGCGTCTTTAGAAGCGGAAGTCGATATTTATTGCGATGGTGATTTATATCAACAACTCACAGCGGTTGAAGATGAACTGCGTTTTGTCTTTATCACTTCCTATGCAACCGTGTATCCGCTCAGTGCTAAACCTGCTGATGCCGTTGCAGGTGAAGGTTTTGCCCTTGTTGCACGTCCTACGACACATAAAAAATGCGTCCGTTGCTGGCACTACCGCGAAGATGTCGGCACTCATGCAGAACATGAGGAGTTATGCGGTCGCTGTGTGGATAATGTTGCTGGAGAAGGGGAAAAACGGGTTTATGCGTAG
- a CDS encoding sulfur globule family protein — translation MLKIAKVLALSAVLGAGVAAAPAQAWWGAPGWGPGSGSGWNDWGPFDGSGWGDFNMSMGGGGRGYGRQYSNYGYYPYGGYGGYPYGGGYGYPYGGYAPATPYGYAPAAPYGYAPPYGAVPAIPPTAPTAPAPDAK, via the coding sequence ATGTTAAAAATTGCCAAAGTGTTAGCGTTATCTGCTGTTTTAGGTGCTGGCGTTGCCGCAGCACCTGCACAAGCATGGTGGGGTGCTCCTGGGTGGGGTCCTGGTTCAGGTTCAGGTTGGAATGATTGGGGTCCTTTCGATGGTTCAGGTTGGGGCGATTTCAACATGAGTATGGGCGGTGGTGGTCGTGGTTATGGTCGTCAATATAGTAACTATGGCTACTATCCTTATGGTGGTTACGGTGGTTATCCTTATGGTGGCGGTTATGGCTATCCTTACGGCGGTTATGCACCTGCTACGCCTTATGGTTACGCGCCTGCCGCGCCTTATGGTTACGCCCCCCCTTATGGTGCTGTTCCTGCAATTCCTCCAACTGCACCAACAGCCCCCGCGCCAGATGCCAAATAA
- the nifS gene encoding cysteine desulfurase NifS: MTTGIYLDNNATTMVDPKVVEAMLPFFTEQFGNPSSMHSFGNKVGLAIKKARQQVQALLGAEHDSEIVFTSCGTESDSTAILSALKVYPERKEIITTVVEHPAILNLCEQLAKEGYKVHKLHVDEKGRLDMDEYKELLDEKVAIVSVMWANNETGTFFPVEEMAAMAHEKGVLFHTDAVQAVGKIPMNLKDSKIDMLSLSGHKLHAPKGVGVLYLRRGVRFRPLLRGGHQERGRRAGTENTASIVALGQAAEMAMEAMDFENKEVKAMRDRLEAGILAVVPNCFVTGNPDDRLPNTANIAFEYIEGEAILMLLNKAGIAASSGSACTSGSLEPSHVMRAMGIPYTAAHGTVRFSFSRYNTMEEVEKVIAAVPPIVAQLRKLSPYWSGDAPVKDPEKAFAPVYA; encoded by the coding sequence ATGACAACGGGTATTTATTTAGATAACAATGCGACAACGATGGTCGACCCTAAAGTTGTGGAAGCCATGTTGCCCTTCTTTACAGAACAATTCGGCAACCCTTCTTCTATGCACAGCTTTGGTAATAAAGTTGGCTTAGCCATTAAAAAAGCTCGCCAACAAGTTCAAGCCTTGCTGGGTGCAGAACACGATTCTGAAATTGTATTCACCTCTTGTGGCACAGAATCAGACTCTACCGCCATTTTATCCGCACTAAAAGTTTATCCTGAGCGGAAAGAAATCATTACAACCGTTGTTGAACACCCCGCTATTTTAAATCTGTGTGAACAACTGGCAAAAGAAGGCTACAAAGTTCATAAACTCCATGTTGACGAAAAAGGTCGCTTGGATATGGATGAATATAAAGAGTTATTAGACGAAAAAGTTGCCATTGTTTCCGTCATGTGGGCAAACAATGAAACGGGTACATTCTTCCCCGTAGAAGAAATGGCAGCCATGGCTCACGAAAAAGGGGTATTATTTCATACCGATGCGGTGCAAGCGGTTGGTAAAATCCCCATGAATTTAAAAGACAGCAAAATTGATATGCTGTCCCTCTCAGGTCACAAACTCCATGCACCTAAAGGGGTCGGTGTGCTCTACTTGCGTCGTGGCGTGCGTTTCCGTCCTTTACTCCGTGGTGGACATCAAGAACGGGGTCGCCGCGCAGGCACAGAAAACACCGCCTCTATTGTGGCATTGGGTCAAGCCGCAGAAATGGCAATGGAAGCTATGGATTTTGAAAACAAAGAAGTCAAAGCCATGCGTGACCGTTTAGAAGCAGGCATTTTAGCCGTTGTGCCTAACTGCTTTGTCACGGGTAATCCTGATGACCGTTTACCCAATACCGCAAATATTGCCTTTGAATATATCGAGGGTGAAGCCATCCTGATGCTATTAAACAAAGCGGGGATTGCCGCCTCTAGTGGTTCTGCATGTACATCAGGCTCATTAGAACCTTCCCACGTGATGCGTGCTATGGGCATTCCCTACACCGCTGCTCATGGCACGGTGCGCTTCTCCTTCTCCCGTTACAACACCATGGAAGAAGTAGAAAAAGTCATTGCCGCAGTACCGCCGATTGTTGCCCAATTACGTAAATTATCGCCTTATTGGTCTGGTGACGCACCTGTCAAAGACCCAGAAAAGGCATTCGCACCAGTTTATGCTTAA
- the nifU gene encoding Fe-S cluster assembly protein NifU has product MWDYSDTVKEHFFNPRNAGAVPEANAIGEVGSISCGDALRLSLKVDPETEVILDAGFQTFGCGSAIASSSALTEIIKGKTLDEALKVSNQDIADFLEGLPPEKMHCSVMGREALQAAVANYRGIEWKDDHEEGALVCKCFAIDAVLIEETVRANGLRSVADVTNYTKAGGGCSACHEKIEEIITQVWAEKGESIDFNARPLVAEPASGKKLTNVQRIRRIETILESIRPQLQRDRGDIELVDVEGNTIYVNMIGACAGCQLEAQTLQGVQQRLMEDLGEFVKVVPAKVREQLVQLAK; this is encoded by the coding sequence ATGTGGGACTATTCCGATACAGTCAAAGAACATTTTTTTAATCCTCGTAATGCTGGGGCAGTTCCAGAAGCGAACGCCATTGGCGAGGTGGGTTCCATCTCCTGTGGTGATGCGTTACGTTTAAGTTTAAAAGTTGACCCTGAAACCGAAGTGATTTTAGACGCAGGTTTCCAAACCTTTGGTTGTGGTTCTGCGATTGCCTCCTCCTCTGCTTTAACCGAAATCATCAAAGGTAAAACCTTAGATGAAGCCTTAAAAGTCAGTAACCAAGATATTGCTGATTTCTTAGAAGGCTTACCACCCGAAAAAATGCACTGCTCCGTCATGGGACGCGAAGCCTTACAAGCCGCTGTTGCTAACTACCGTGGTATTGAATGGAAAGATGACCACGAAGAAGGCGCGTTAGTCTGCAAATGCTTTGCCATTGATGCCGTGTTGATTGAAGAAACTGTCCGCGCCAATGGATTACGTAGTGTTGCCGACGTGACTAACTACACCAAAGCGGGTGGTGGTTGCTCCGCTTGCCATGAAAAAATTGAAGAAATCATTACCCAAGTTTGGGCTGAAAAAGGCGAATCCATTGATTTTAATGCACGTCCTTTAGTGGCTGAACCAGCCAGCGGGAAGAAATTAACCAACGTGCAACGAATTCGTCGTATTGAAACGATTTTAGAATCTATTCGCCCACAACTTCAACGCGACCGTGGTGATATCGAATTAGTTGATGTTGAAGGCAATACCATCTATGTCAATATGATAGGTGCTTGTGCAGGTTGCCAATTAGAAGCCCAAACGTTACAAGGTGTTCAACAGCGTTTAATGGAAGATTTAGGCGAATTTGTCAAAGTTGTACCAGCAAAAGTACGTGAACAACTCGTTCAATTAGCAAAATAA
- the soxA gene encoding sulfur oxidation c-type cytochrome SoxA, producing MRFITSFYLVSVSVLLGSIPVVWAAEISSAVPLELKKPAYVSPWKRYKDWSSDNWSNFNSLDKNSSPKVGKIKKIDKLAAGDAEKGKKLVADRSRGGSCYACHVMPNANLAGNIAPDLSTVATWGRTDEHLFNYIYDPRVYNPASVMPPWGAHQVFSDAEIMDIVAYLKTLNKATQFTDDKENPKTRPVPVETRANLDAFENPAMFGTELGEKLFKQTGATGKSCASCHEQAEQAFKTWAASMPKYEPRLKKVVGVEEFVTRHAMATTGESYLAQSEENLGLAIYLRYLANGQPIQINAGDKATKAALKRGEQLMTRKIGQLNFACNDCHVFGANHWVRGQYLSGFDGMLDHFPTYRTSRAEIWDIRKRLQWCGVAVRANELPPDAPEYGDIELYLMQLSNGKNLSVPGIRH from the coding sequence ATGCGTTTTATTACATCATTTTATCTTGTTAGTGTTAGTGTATTACTTGGTTCTATTCCTGTTGTCTGGGCAGCAGAAATATCGTCGGCTGTGCCTTTAGAATTGAAAAAGCCTGCTTATGTATCGCCTTGGAAGCGGTATAAGGATTGGAGTAGCGATAATTGGAGTAACTTTAATTCGTTGGATAAAAATAGTTCTCCTAAAGTTGGAAAAATTAAGAAGATTGATAAATTAGCTGCTGGAGACGCTGAAAAAGGCAAAAAACTGGTTGCTGATCGTTCTCGTGGTGGCAGTTGTTATGCCTGTCATGTAATGCCTAACGCAAATTTAGCGGGAAATATCGCGCCTGATTTGTCAACGGTGGCAACATGGGGGCGGACGGATGAGCATTTGTTCAATTATATTTATGATCCGCGTGTTTATAATCCCGCTTCAGTAATGCCACCATGGGGTGCGCATCAAGTTTTTAGTGACGCAGAAATTATGGATATTGTGGCGTATTTGAAAACGTTGAATAAAGCAACGCAATTTACAGATGATAAAGAAAACCCGAAAACTCGCCCTGTGCCAGTGGAAACTAGGGCGAATTTAGATGCATTTGAAAATCCTGCCATGTTTGGTACTGAGTTAGGCGAGAAGTTGTTTAAACAAACAGGGGCGACAGGAAAATCTTGCGCAAGTTGTCATGAGCAGGCGGAGCAAGCTTTTAAAACATGGGCAGCGTCTATGCCGAAATATGAGCCCCGATTAAAGAAGGTTGTGGGCGTTGAGGAGTTTGTCACACGTCACGCAATGGCAACGACTGGTGAAAGTTATTTAGCGCAGTCAGAAGAAAATTTAGGGTTGGCAATTTATTTACGTTATTTGGCAAATGGGCAGCCTATTCAAATCAATGCAGGGGATAAAGCGACTAAAGCAGCTTTAAAACGGGGCGAGCAGTTGATGACACGGAAAATTGGGCAGTTGAATTTTGCTTGTAATGATTGCCATGTGTTTGGCGCAAATCATTGGGTGCGCGGGCAATATCTATCTGGGTTTGACGGAATGTTAGACCACTTCCCAACATACAGAACCAGTCGTGCAGAGATTTGGGATATTCGTAAACGCTTGCAATGGTGTGGGGTTGCCGTTAGAGCGAATGAATTGCCACCTGATGCGCCTGAGTATGGCGATATTGAGCTGTATTTAATGCAGTTAAGCAATGGTAAAAATTTATCAGTGCCTGGTATTCGTCATTAA